ATCAGCAGTTAATTATCTACTTTAGAAATATTCTTATTGCCAGTTGAAAAGATGGCTTCTTTAATGGCTTCTGCCTCTTGTAACTAAAGACTTAGCCATTTCAAACTGATGTGCAGTTAAGTTAAAACAAACTTGGTTAGACTTTGCCttttttctcagtctttctgATTTTGGTTGAAGTGTGGGCTCTATTTCACTTCCGTGTAAAACACTTTCCAGTCATCATATCCTACATAGAAATTGAATTGAAAAAGTAGATGCTTTCTGCTTTGGATCTTGACAATTGGTTAAATTAGCTCATGTTGACTGACTGTTGGTAATCAGCTGTGTATGTGGTTGCTCTTAGCACGCTTGAGCCTCTTGGAGTGAGTTTGGCCCTTTTCTGTTGAGTCTTGAGGTGGTGAATGTCTCCCACCTTGCATTTGCAGAGTTGTTTCTTAGCAGATATCAGGAAGTGTTGATTCAGCTCTTATTTCTAAATTACGTAGGGAATATCTAACCTACATAACGGATTTTATCTCCCTCTCTTCATTTTGGATGCATTAGCTAAAAGGAGCATGGTAACTGTGCAGTCTCATTTTGCTTTTGCCTATAAGTATTTGCCCTGTTAGCCAGCAGGAGGCGTTTGGAAAAAAGAGAAGCTTAAGGCAGAATTAACTTCCTATCCATTGCCTCCTCTACCATCTTGGGCCAGCTCTGtttcctgttctgcagctgcaCGCTGGCATTGTTGACACGGTGCTGGGTGTCCGAGTGCGTTGCCCTGGCTGGTCCAGGCACTGTGGGAACAGGTTGGGGGAATAGTGAGCTAGAGGTGCCCATTTTGAGCGTGTGCTTTTTCTGTTCTACAGCCCAAAGAGGTTCAAATGAAGATGGTAATTCCCATGTCTGCAGCTTCTGGGGTCTCCTCCCAGCCTGTTCCCCCTCTCTCGCTGCCCTGCTGTCACCTCCCTTTCCGTCAGCAGGCTGTGGGACAGTGGGGATCTCTTCTGCCCAGATGGTCCGCATGAGCTCTTTCCCTGGGGAACGTGGGGTGTGCAGCAGAGGATGGGGGAATTGGCAGAGCTGACAGTGCCCTtccttgctctgctctcctgcagttTCGCAGCCATTTTTCTGCAAGCCCTTTGGGGGGCTGTACTCCCTGCCTTACCTGGGGGAGCAGCCGACCAAGGCTGCAGAGGCCCTGAGCCGTGCCGAGTGGTGGGAGCTGCTCTTCTTCGTGAAGAAGCTGGAAGCGCAGGAGCAGGAAGAGATCACCTGTCTCATCCAGGGAGAGCAGGTATTGGCCAGAGCCTGCagtggggaagcaggagggagggagtgagggaGAACATTAGGGAAGGGACCGGGCCCGGAGGAGGAGACGGCAAGCATGAGCTGTGCAGGGACAGCCTGAATGGGGAAGAAATGGGACTGAAATGGGATGGCGAAAGCGTGGGGAGCTGGGCACAGTAAAGGGGTGAGGACAGATGAGAGGAAACACAGTCTCCCATGACCCTGTGTCCAGCAAGGTTTGGGTAGGCGAGGCATGCCCGTGGGGTGATTCTGCCAGTTGCGATTGGGTGGTGAGTGCAGCTGGGAGGTCTGGGCTGGTGGTAGTTGgtttggggacagcaggggaggGTGGCACTGGGGAATGGCCCTGGGGGCCTCTGGCGATCAGCCTTTCTGTCCGTTCTGGCAGTGGCTGTCACAAGGGGTGTGGGGTCTGTGGTGAGTCCGTGAGGGTTAACTTGACCCCATGGGTCCAGCTGTCTGAGGTGGACGAAGAAGCCCTGCTCCAGCTGTCGGTACCTGTGGAGCTGGCCCAGAAGGTGCTGCGGGTCTTGGAGAAGCGGTGTCAGGGCAGCGCTCAGCGTGACTTGCGCGGCTCCCACATCTACGCCAAATACTTCCTTGGTAGCGGGGCCGAGCAGGATGGTGGGGGGAGCGCCGCGGTGTCTTCGGAgggtgctggctgcaggagcacTGGCCCTGAAGCCATGATGGCCAAGGCAATGAAGGAAGACCTTTCCGCAGCCACagtgctgcccccagcccccgctGCAGTGGCGAAGTCGGATTCCCAGCTGTTCAGTGAGCTCCTTGAGAGAGAAGGGCTGTTCTTCCGAGAGGCGACGGAGGAGCAGATCAAAGGTAATTGCCTGCTACGCGCTGGGGTACACGCATGGTGCTGGAGGCGGCTCCGTTGCCTCGACGGAGGAAGAGTCTGGGCAGGGTATGGAAGGCAAGGTGCCTGGAggtggcctggggagggggggacctgtgggtgctgggtctgTGAGTGCATGGCACCCTGGGAGTTGCTGGGTGTGTTACTGCTGCCCTGACGCCTgcacccctgcctccctcccgccAGTGTTGGGCAGCTCCGAGGGGGTGAGCGAGAGGGGCTGGCTGGCCAAGGTTGCAGCCATGGTGGACGTGATCCAGAGCAGGAGCTCAGAGGTGGGGCTGCGCTTAGCCGGGCTCAAGCACATCATGAAGATCCTGGAGGAGGAGCCTGAGCCTGAGCAGCAAGTCGGCAAAGCCCAGGGCGGGCTGGGGACCAGGAGTGTTGGGTGAGCTGTGGGGTGCTGTGCACCCCtcctgctggctggggagggccaTGTCGGCAGGGTGGGGGACAGCGATGGAGGCAGGAGTGCGGGAGGTGGCAGTGGAAGTGTGAAGGCTGGTATGTCCCTGTGTGCTCATCAAGAAGAGAGGTGGATCTTGTGTCCCTTTGTTCCGGGCAGTCTCACTCCTGGGGCTGACCCAGCAGCAGTAGAGCCAtgtgggcagggagaaggagTCTGGCAGGGCCTGGGATGCCAGCGTGCCAGCAGCAGTGCCAAGAGGCTCCTCCTGAGGCGTCCTTTCCCGTGCAGGGAGAAGCTGGTGAAGGTGGCAGTGGAGCTGCTGAGCACTGAGGTGGCAgagaaggccctggtggtgctgatGCTGCGGCTGCTGGCTGTGCTCATGGTGAAGCATGACTGGCGCGTGCCGTTTGCCACGGAGGGCGGTGTGCGGGCTGTGCTGGCCTGCATGCATCAGCATGCCTCCTCCGCCCTGGTGCAGCAGGCTGGCCTGGCAGTGAGTGTGGCAGAGGGAGTGCTGTAGGTGGGCGGGCAGGGTGCAGGCTCCAGGAATGGCGGAGATGCCCGCTGCCCTCCTGACTGCTGTTGACCTTGCAGGCCCTGAAGGTGCTGGTGGGAGCTGTGGCTGGCGagccaggaggtgctggtgggaAGCCCTTGCCCCTGAACCATGCCGACGCGCAGATGATGCGGGAGATCTTTGCCAGCATCGGCTCTGCCTCCAGCGAGGGCTCGGCAAGCCTGCTGAGTGCCATCCCTGCTGCCATGAGCACCATGCAGAGGGTCCCAGGGTAGGGGCAGAGTGGGGACAGTGGCTGGGTGTGGGGGGACCCTctgcgggggcgggaggggcacAGTGGGCAAGGCAGGCAGGTGGCTTGTGGGTGCAGGGGAAGCTCCGTGCTTGGGGGAGGAAGGCGCCCGCATCGCTCTGTCCCTGCAGGGGCTCCTCAGGCGTGCAGAACGGCTTGCTGGTGGTGAACATGCTGATCGACGGCCACCAGGGCCTGGCGGAACAGCTGGCAAGCTGCGATctccccacggtgctgcagagctgctggtgggatGGGCAGAGCACTGGCTGCCCTCACGCGATGCTCGCCCTCAGTGTGATCAACCGCCTTGCGGAGCACCGGCGACCCCTGGGCCCAGAGACAGCAGGTAGCGTGCTGCCCGCACCCCCTGCCATGCCACGGCCCCACGgatgcagcaggcagggctgcctctcctgccagggcagagcaccCCAGTGGCGCCTCTCAAGCGAGTGCCTGGGCTGGGCCCATGTGTCCTTGTCGTGGCAGGCAGAGAGGCCCCACTGGACCTGAGGGATGTGCGGACGCTTCTGGGTGGTCTGGGGGATGGCATCTTGTCCAAGGACGCGGTAGTGGCCCTGGAGCGGCAGCTCTGCAGTGAAGGCGCCGTCCCCTCTGGCGaggcagcccagctgctgcaggaccacAGGTGCTTCAGGCTACTGCTGCGCAGCTTTGAGCTGCTGGGGGCGGAGAAGGCCGTGAGTCTGAGCATCCTCAGGTGGGTCCAGGGGGATTTGGTGGGGGTCTGGGGCCTCCGCAGCAGGTGTGTGAGTGCTGGTGGTGATGTTGGGGGGACACGGCGCATGTTTGTGGGTCCTGGTGGGGCTGTTCTTCTTCACCAGGGGCAGAGGCAGGTGCACCCCAGCACATATGCGGGTGCTGATTGGGGTGTCCTGGGGCGCAGGGCCAGGTAGGGACAGAGCAGCACGagcctgggtgctggtggggtgtCGGAGGTGCCTGGGGAGCCTTGGCTCCCAGTCCCTGTGGGGTGCTGGCCTTCCTGGTGgggcagggaagcagggctgCCTCTGGCAGCGCTGTGTGTCTGCCCTGGCTTGAGTGGGCCCTTTCTGTCACTCAGGATCCTGAACAAGTTCCTGGACGGTTACCGGGAGGATGTGCTGCCCTGGCATGAGTGTGTGGAGCCCTGTTTGTCCTCCCTGAGTGCCCACAGCAGCGACCGGGAGGTGAGCGGGCCCTGGGACTCCCAGCAGGCAGGGGCGGCTTTGCTGGCTGTGCCGTGCATCGGCCAGGCCTGGCGTTGGTGAAGCaggggccctgcctgcagcagcctggccttGTTGTGGCCAGCGCgctgggagaggtggggagcagctgtcccggccgtggcCGTGGCCCGGTGGCTGGCGTGCCCAGCACCGTGCCTGGCCAGGCTCTCACGGGCGCTGCTGCAGTGTCGGGGTGGGAGGGGATGGAGCGCTGCAGCATCCCGCTGCTGGGGCCTGGCGGGTTCCCGGCGCCAGCCCGGCCACTCATGGCTGCCTGCTCAGCAGGTGGTGCAGGAGGTCGTTGGCTTCCTGCACCGCCTGGCCACTGCCAGCAAGGACTGCGCGGTGGTGATGTGCCGTGTGGGCACCCGCGAGGCTCTGTCCAAAGCCCTGGACAAGCACAGCACGGCCCCGTCGCTGGCACCAGCCCTGCTCGACCTGGTGATTGACTGTGAGAAGTATGCCAGCCTCTACAAAAAGCTGACGACCAGCATCTTGGCTGGCTGCATCCAGGTGGGCCTGGGGAGGCCCGGCTGCGCTGGGGCTCTGGGTCTTGGGGCCGTCTAGCTGTCCCCAGCACCGAGGGGCAGCcttctgctctctgcctgctgcagccctgcggtGGGCGAGAGGAGGAGGACCCAGGGCCCCCAGTAAGAGCATTGCCCCATCCTGTAGCTGGTCCTGGGGCAGATTGAAGAGCACCGCCGGAGCCACCAGCCCATCAGCATCCCCTTCTTTGACGTCTTTCTGCGCAACCTGTGCCGAGGTGAGTgcggggagcgggagctggagccCTGTGCCTGGCACGTGCTGGCCTGGCGGCTGGAGGCTCCACGTGCTCTCCCCACAGGCTCCAGCGTGGAGGTGAAGGAGGACAAGTGTTGGGAGAAGGTGCAGGTCTCCTCCAACCCCCACCGGGCCAGCAAGCTCACGGACAGGAACCCCAAGACCTACTGGGAGTCGAACGGCAGCACCGGCTCCCACTTCATCACTGTCCACATGCAGCGTGGTGTGGTGGTCAGGTGGGGCtgggccaggagggctggggggcctTGGGGCCAGGAGGGCCAGCGGCTGTGCGAGGAGGAGGGGGCTTTGGTGATCTGTGTGAGCCCTACCCCCATGGTCCCCATCCTGGGGGTTGCTGGATGTGGGCAGCAgtgcatggggctggcaggggccagggcagggaggtggggacTGCTGGGCAGCACCATGATTGCTGCGCTGCAGGGAGATGAGCATGCTGGTGGCCAGCGAGGACTCCAGCTACATGCCGGCCCGTGTCGTGGTGCTGGGGGGAGACAGCCCTGCCACCATCAGAACTGAGCTCAACGTGGTGAGTCTCGCACAGGCTGCTCAGGCCATGGGGCCCCATGGGAGCGGTGGGCTAGTCCTTGCTGTGCCCCGTGAAGGTCTCGCCCTGGTGCTGGGGCCCTGGGAGGTGCCCCACAGGGAGGTGGGGGTGGCATGAGCTGTGCTGCGGGAGCCTCCTCCTGGCTGTAGGCAGTGGGTGCTGGAGACTTGGGCAtgggcagccctgcagcccagtCTGCAGCAGGGTGGTGTGCTGGGGCTGTGAGCCAGAAGGGGCCCTGGTGGGGGGTGCCCTGTGGCTGTgtaggggctgctgggggggacaGAGGCTGTGGCTTTGATGAGGCATGGCCAGGGGAGTGTGCAGGGTGGCTGGCGCTCGCTGTGTGGTGTGCTGAGGGCTCGCTGTCTGCTTGCAGGTGACCGTCCTGCCCTCAGACAGCAGAGTGATCCTGCTGGAGAACATGACCCGCTTCTGGCCCGTCATCCAGATCCGAGTGAAGCGGTGCCAGCAGGTAGGGGAGCAGGGGGCCGGGCCAGGGAGCTGGCAGTGTGGGGCATCAGGGCTATGCCTGAGGAGCTGAGGGTTGTGCTTTCCCGTAGGGCGGCATTGACACACGTGTGCGTGGCATCGAGGTGCTGGGTCCCAAGCCCACTCTCTGGCCCATCTTCAAGGAGCAGCTGTGTCGGCGGACGTTCCTCTCCTGCACTGCTCGGGCTCATGCCTGGTGCCAGGAGATCTGCCGGGACCGGGGGCGACTGCTGCAGCTCTTTGGCAGGTGAGTTGTCTCCTGGCTGCGCCATCGCATCCCTGGTgtcccagggcctggggggatGGTGCTGGCAGCCCGCAAGGGGACTGTAGGGCCAGGAGAGGAGCAGCCGGGTGTCCCACCTGGATAGGGAGGGGCCTTCGCTCCTCCCTGGCCACCAGTGGTCCCGGAGGGCCAGGGCCTCTTTGGGGTCCCCCAGGTTTAAGCTGGGCACGTGGGCACAGCTAACCCACCAGAGAGGTGCCCCACAGGGGCCGGCGCATCCTGAGGTCGGTCAGGCGCAGGTCGGTCAGGCACAGGCAGGATCTCACGGCCACAGGCGCCGCACAGCCACCCAGTTTGGCAAGGGCCCCAAGGCCCAGTgcaggcagggcctgggggcAGTGAGGGGCCCTGGCTGCTGGGGGCGAGTGGGGCTGCTGAGCCGTCATGCCTGGCAAGGGGGGGGGCACGGAGCAACCgctgagctctgctttcctgaggGAGTCCCCCCGGCCACCGGCAGGTGCCCAGCAGCACTGTGTGCTGCCCAGTCGCTGTTGCAGGCTGAACCGGGCGCTGCAGCATGAGCAGGGCTTCGCCGACCGCTTCCTTCCTGACGACGAGGCAGCCCGGGCCTTGGGCAGGACGTGCTGGGAGGCCCTGGTGAACCCCTTGGTGCAGAGCATCACCAGCCCAGGTACCCTGCGCTCTCCCGGGCCCGTCCGTGCCATGCCCCAGGCTGAGGCACCCTGCTCTGAGTCTGATTGGCCTCGCAGACCCCCACGGCGTCAGCCCCCTGGCCTGGTTGCTGAGCGAGTACCTGGAGAGCGTGGAGCCACCACGCCACACCACAAGCCGCGGTGCTGTCTTTGGTTCCTGTGTGCGGCGCCTGACCCAGCTCCTGGTGCACGTGGACCCTGGTAGCCCAGAGCCAGAGGAGGCAAGAGCAGGTGGTGAGCGAGGGGCTGCCCTCCCATGGGGCTGGGAGGACGGTGGCCCAGAGTGCCAGGCTGCGGCCGTGGGAATCTGCTGGGGAGCTCTGGGGAGGGCCCTGTGGCATAGGAGGCTCCCGAGCCAGGAAGGCTCATGCCCCCACAGTGGCCGTGCCTCCTGGCATCTCCTCTGCCCTGCGCCccccagggagagggggaggctgCTGGCGGTCAGTGTGTGGAGCCTGCCCACGGAGCCACGCTGAGCCCAGGGGTGTTCCTTGGcaggtgggaaggagaggaagaacaagGAGGTGCCGCCCAGGGCTGCAAAGATGGTGGTGAAGTCGAGCGGCCTGTGGGGCATCTCGCAGTGCTGGCGTGGCGTGGTGCAGCAGCAGGTAGAGCTTGGAGGGCCGGCCATGGGGACCGGAGAGGGCGTGTGGGACCCCGCACCAGGACCTACACCCTGGTGGCGCCCTGGGAGCGTGGTGAGGGCGCGGGGCTGTACCTGGCCTCCACATGGCCCGAGGATTGTGGGGACAGCCCTGCTGCGCTTGCCACCCTGGCAGGGCTCAGGCGTCAGCCGGGCCCTGTGCCCAGGCTAGTGCTGCAGGCTGCGAGAAAGGTACAGTGTCGGGCTACTTATTtcctgctgggctgctgctgcacttctgtcctgcccccgcagcccctgcccagcccttggGGCTGTGCTCCCACCTCACCACAAGCTCTTGGTAGCCTGCAGCAGCAAGCACCAGGGCCCTCTACTCGGTTCCTGCCTGGGACCAGGGCAGTTGGTGTTGGCAGGGTGAGGCTGGGGCTGTGAATGTTCCCGCGGGCCATGGGCGCGTCCCGCTGCGGGGCTCACCCCTCCCGCGGCGCGTCCCGCTGCGGGGCTCACCCCTCCCGCGGCGCGTCCCGCTGCGGGGCTCACCCCTCCCGCGGCGCGTCCCGCTGCGGGGCTCACCCCTCCCGCGGCGCGTCCCGCTGCGGGGCTCACCCCTCCCGCGGCGCGTCCCGCTGCGGGGCTCACCCCTCCCGCGGCGCGTCCCGCTGCGGGGCTCACCCCTCCCGCGGCGCGTCCCGCTGCGGGGCTCACCCCTCCCGCGGCGCGTCCCGCTGCGGGGCTCACCCCTCCCGCGGCGCGTCCCGCTGCGGGGCTCACCCCTCCCGCGGCGCGTCCCGCTGCGGGGCTCACCCCTCCCGCGGCGCGTCCCGCTGCGGGGCTCACCCCTCTCGCGGCGCGTCCCGCAGGTGCAGTGGTTCCTggaagcagcagggcaggcaCCGGATCTTGTGGAGCGATACTGTGGGCTGTACCAGCGCCTGCGTGGTGCCACGGAGGAGCTCTTTGGGCAGCAGGCCAGCTTTGTGCTGGCCCTGGGCCAGGGATTTGCAGGGGCTTTGCTGCAGCTCTCCTTCCTTACCACCCTGCACGTGAGTCGAGGGAGCATGGcatcagtgccggggccccaggcgCAGGCTGGGGAGGCTGCCCTGGCCCACAGCCTTGGGGTGAGCTCTGGGTGGGCGGTGTCCTGGCCCACCACCGAGCCACGGAGCTCTGCCCTGTGGCGGCCCTGGACGGTGGGTGCCCAACTGTGGGTGCATGGTGCTTGTCGCGGCGTGGCCCCGGCCCTGGTGCACTCCTGCCTCAGGCTGGTGCCTGGGCACCCTCGGCCCCTGCCCGAGAGCCCCAGGGTTTCCCACCTGCTCCCGCGCAGGGACATCCCCTCAGTCTGGCCCTGCGGCCACCCACTAAGCCCCCTCCGCAGCCAGACCTGTCCCTCTGCAGGTGAGTGAGCAGTTTGCCCGCTACCTTGATGGGAAGATCCAGGAGCTCCATGGGGCTGCTGGCAGTGCAGGGCCATTGCAGCAGATCCTGGAGCCCTTCGTTGTCTTCAGTGGCCTGGAGCTCGCCCACACCTTCGAGCACTTCTACCGGTGAGGGGTGCCATGTCTCTACAGGACCAGAGGGCCTGGTGTGGCATGGTGTGGTGTAGCAGGGGAGGTGCAGGTGGCGCTGAGGCTGTGGCGGTGGTGCTCCCGCTTTGCTTTTCCCGGCTCTGGCGTGTGGACGGGAAGGCTGTGAGGGCCCGTGGGTGCTGCCAGTCTGCAGAGGCACATTCTCTGCTGGTGACAGGGAGGGGAGACAGGTGCTGCCGGGCCCATGTGCCTTGGGGTGAGGCTGGGGCCGTCTCTGTCTCCTGGCGGGTGGCTAATGGCCACGGGGCTCGGGCCGGCCCCTGACCTGAGGCTGGCGGCTGTGGCAGGCACTACCTGGGGGACCGGCTCCTGGCGCAAGGGCTGTCTTGGCTGGAAGGAGCCATCGTGGAGCAGATCGGGCTGTGCTTCCCCAGCCGCTTCCCCCAAGAGATGCTGAGCAACTTGGCTGAGTCGGAGGAGCTCCAGCAGCAGTTTTACCTCttccagctgcaggagcaggacaagcggctgctggagctggaCACGGGCCTGGATGAGGTGAGCGTGTTGGTGGGGTGGGGAAGCTGGGGGCCACCCTTACAGGGATCCTGGGGCCTGTCCTGAGCTGTCCTCGTGTCCGCGTGCCCAGGCACTGGGGACGGCCTCGGCAGCAGATGTGCCAGAGGTGAAGGTGCTGGCCCTGTCCCCGCGCTGCTGGCCCATTTCCCCGTTCTGCTACATGGATGAACCTGGGAGGTTTTTCTCGGCGGCCCTGAGCTCCCCGCTGGATGAGTTTGCCAACTTCTGCAGGCGGAGTGAGTGTCGTGGCAGTGGGTGTGCGTGGGGGTCTCGCCGGGGCCCAGGCCCTCCACGGCAGCTCAGCCAGAAGTGGCAGGAGCGCTGGGGTGTGCTGGGAGTgcctggcagggctggccccTGGCCCTTGTGCTGATGCTGTCTCTGGCAGGCCAGGACCAGCTGGGCTGGGAGTGCACGAAGCCCCGGCGGTTGCAGTGGACGTGGCTGGGCCATGCCGAACTGCAGTTTGGCGACTGCGTCCTCCACGTGTCCACGCTGCAGATGTACATCCTGCTGTGCTTCAACAGCACCGAGGTAGGAGCCAGGGCCCCGGTGGGGTGAGGGAGGCAGCGGATGCTGGAGCGTAGCAGGGCCGTGTCCTCCCTTCCGGTGGGGTCTCCGGTGGTGTTTGGGGCACAAGCCCCCCCCTTGTTTGGCTGAGCCTGCAGCTGGTGGGTCTTGGCTGGCCGATCTCCTCTCATACCCTCCTGCAGGAGGTGGCTGTGGAGGCCCTGCTGCAGGCTACGGGGCTCCCTGCTGACCTAGTGCACCACGCACTGACACCGCTGACCCACGGCGAGGGCGTCCTGGAGCGGAGCTGCATGCCGGGAGGTgagtgtggggctggggcacccctggggaggtgctggtctgAGCCCCAAGGGGTGCTTGCAGGGGAAGTGAGTGGGCTGGGGTGAGTCTGTTTGTGCTTAGAGCGCAGGTCTGCGTGTCAGGTTGGGGCCTGAGGCTGTGTGTGGGGCTGGGGCGTGGGGCCGTGCATGGGGCATGGGTCAGCGTGGGTGGTTGGGTCTCAGGCctgtggggggggttggggacaggggCTAGGGGTTGTGCGTGCGGCTGTTGCTTGGGGCCATgtgtgggggacagggatggggctgaCACCTGTGAAGGCAGCAGTGGGAGGCCCAGGGTTGGGTCCAACAGCCACACGTGTGTCCTGGGGCTCCTTCAGGGCCCAGCTCAGGGCTTGGCTGACCCTGGGCCGGGTGCTAGCTCCAGGTGTGCTGCGGCTGAACCAGGCAGCCCTGGCCCATGCCTCTGGCCGCCAACTGAGGCTGCTGCCCCGGCAGAGGTACCTGCAGGCGGAAAGGGCTGAGGTCAGCGccctggaaaggaagaggaacatCCTCTGCTGCCTCATCACCCGCATCCTCAAGGTGGAGAAGCAGCTCCACATTGACAACCTGGTGTTTAGGGTATGGAGGGCTTGAGGGGCAGAGAGGGGCCGTCTGGGTGCTGCACTGCACTGCAATGTGGGGCTCCCTTGCTGCTGTAGGTGATTGATGCCTGTCAGAAGGGTGAATTGGGTCCAGGGCTGCAGTTCCTGAGCTTCTGCTGCCACAGTGTGGATGTGCTGTCCTGTGTCCTGCACCTCTTGAACCAGGGCTATCTCCGGCGCCAGGAGGAGAGGCCTCATGTCTTGGAATACATCTCTGTGGAGCCCACAACACCCCTTGGGGGCCAGGCACAGATGGTTTTCCAGAGCAGGCCACCAGAGGCATCTC
The genomic region above belongs to Calonectris borealis chromosome 3, bCalBor7.hap1.2, whole genome shotgun sequence and contains:
- the CUL9 gene encoding cullin-9 isoform X9 produces the protein MHCTSTVRKNNCLAYSAASKHYYKAQENNLVLLLQRNCKISSWLAANSKEGTIEGAFPVMVDERHNGNLVVHLGPKLQACPEELIRQRRGHDGQPEYLIQWSIVSLEERAVGGSSASSAETKLENISLWMSAEEVCASCPALLGKRKLEGQWVKEEKAASPFTADVPLDETSLLEMKADVRSLVQRASRQMAETGAPESSILNTIHVLSAYASIGSLAGAFKETGALDLLMKMLCHKEKQIRRSAGKMLRALASHDAGSRAYVLLSLSQQDGIEQHVDFDGRYTLLELFAEMMSSEEHCMCFEGIHLPQIPGKLLFVLVKRYLCVTSLMDKLSSGMEQGGEQQDCAVPSLLTEERSRVKQEFEFSMAMANLILELVHVMGWDHSHKPELLPQQELRPRTTHSIFQPKTPTCTAAQMPMLTSNRGPHKKQGHAFLTPSDFTDRSGYVEYLQAKLVRGMRVRLLEDCGNVRAGEEGEFLQSTNSMHTVQVLWQSTGRTYWMHWHMLEIIGFGDQWEDPATQEKEYSLIESFNVDTVSQPFFCKPFGGLYSLPYLGEQPTKAAEALSRAEWWELLFFVKKLEAQEQEEITCLIQGEQLSEVDEEALLQLSVPVELAQKVLRVLEKRCQGSAQRDLRGSHIYAKYFLGSGAEQDGGGSAAVSSEGAGCRSTGPEAMMAKAMKEDLSAATVLPPAPAAVAKSDSQLFSELLEREGLFFREATEEQIKVLGSSEGVSERGWLAKVAAMVDVIQSRSSEVGLRLAGLKHIMKILEEEPEPEQQVGKAQGGLGTRSVGEKLVKVAVELLSTEVAEKALVVLMLRLLAVLMVKHDWRVPFATEGGVRAVLACMHQHASSALVQQAGLAALKVLVGAVAGEPGGAGGKPLPLNHADAQMMREIFASIGSASSEGSASLLSAIPAAMSTMQRVPGGSSGVQNGLLVVNMLIDGHQGLAEQLASCDLPTVLQSCWWDGQSTGCPHAMLALSVINRLAEHRRPLGPETAGREAPLDLRDVRTLLGGLGDGILSKDAVVALERQLCSEGAVPSGEAAQLLQDHRCFRLLLRSFELLGAEKAVSLSILRILNKFLDGYREDVLPWHECVEPCLSSLSAHSSDREQVVQEVVGFLHRLATASKDCAVVMCRVGTREALSKALDKHSTAPSLAPALLDLVIDCEKYASLYKKLTTSILAGCIQLVLGQIEEHRRSHQPISIPFFDVFLRNLCRGSSVEVKEDKCWEKVQVSSNPHRASKLTDRNPKTYWESNGSTGSHFITVHMQRGVVVREMSMLVASEDSSYMPARVVVLGGDSPATIRTELNVVTVLPSDSRVILLENMTRFWPVIQIRVKRCQQGGIDTRVRGIEVLGPKPTLWPIFKEQLCRRTFLSCTARAHAWCQEICRDRGRLLQLFGRLNRALQHEQGFADRFLPDDEAARALGRTCWEALVNPLVQSITSPDPHGVSPLAWLLSEYLESVEPPRHTTSRGAVFGSCVRRLTQLLVHVDPGSPEPEEARAGGGKERKNKEVPPRAAKMVVKSSGLWGISQCWRGVVQQQVQWFLEAAGQAPDLVERYCGLYQRLRGATEELFGQQASFVLALGQGFAGALLQLSFLTTLHVSEQFARYLDGKIQELHGAAGSAGPLQQILEPFVVFSGLELAHTFEHFYRHYLGDRLLAQGLSWLEGAIVEQIGLCFPSRFPQEMLSNLAESEELQQQFYLFQLQEQDKRLLELDTGLDEALGTASAADVPEVKVLALSPRCWPISPFCYMDEPGRFFSAALSSPLDEFANFCRRSQDQLGWECTKPRRLQWTWLGHAELQFGDCVLHVSTLQMYILLCFNSTEEVAVEALLQATGLPADLVHHALTPLTHGEGVLERSCMPGAPGVLRLNQAALAHASGRQLRLLPRQRYLQAERAEVSALERKRNILCCLITRILKVEKQLHIDNLVFRVIDACQKGELGPGLQFLSFCCHSVDVLSCVLHLLNQGYLRRQEERPHVLEYISVEPTTPLGGQAQMVFQSRPPEASPDEDSRDCLYWLNPGIGRSEEFLMAMLHVPMGHTLSPEEAKLLMNQTVQQVQDTLSIPDDVARHLLMHCRWNVDFLIQCYVENRETLLISSGLQVQDAQPPPSPGTHCPVCVNHLCPTEQPPTLCCMHYCCKPCWSEYLTTRIEQNMVVNCTCPISECRAQPTTAFICSIISSEEIIAKYEKALLRGYVECCSNLTWCTNPQGCDQILLKDGFGYGAACSKCSWISCFNCNFPEAHYPASCSHMSQWVDDDGYYEGMTSEAQSKHLAKLISKHCPSCQAQIEKNEGCLHMTCAKCNHGFCWRCLKPWRPIHKDYYNCSAMVSKAAWQEKRFQDYNERCTFHHHAREFAVTLRNRVSSISEMPKIRTLTFVLDACKVLEQARKVLAYSCVYSYYNQDTESMDIVEQQTESLELHTNALQILLEEALLHYQDLASSLQLLKAEHFSAGLELVHQIKERLFAILWHSTQQDFHVGLQTLADPGQRKVNLSNVPTSAPACIGPKHTILCDSPNTDEGGKEVEDEEYEPQWQEDYDDDDDLEEDNFLFDDESDNLDCDSYFDDDDAYD